Proteins from one Xenopus tropicalis strain Nigerian chromosome 1, UCB_Xtro_10.0, whole genome shotgun sequence genomic window:
- the lyrm2 gene encoding LYR motif-containing protein 2, which translates to MGSRLPPAALTLKQFLVRQQVLGLYRKILRSVRQIPDAADQRYMQEWAREEFRRNKGATEEIAIRMMITHGQRQLQELERALHLAKS; encoded by the exons ATGGGATCCCGGCTCCCCCCTGCGGCTCTCACTCTTAAGCAG TTCCTGGTCAGGCAGCAAGTGCTGGGGCTCTACAGGAAAATACTGAGATCGGTGCGACAGATCCCCGACGCCGCTGACCAACGCTACATGCAAGAGTGGGCCAGGGAGGAGTTCCGGAGGAATAAAGGGGCCACGGAGGAG ATTGCCATTCGCATGATGATCACTCATGGCCAGAGGCAGCTGCAGGAGTTGGAGCGGGCCCTCCATCTCGCCAAATCATAG